A stretch of DNA from Spirosoma endbachense:
AAAAAAAATGCCCGGACGCTCCTGATCGATCAGGTCATCCGGGACTATGCAGGTCAGAAATTCGTGTTCGATTTCGAGAGTCCGGAGAAGCCCTCTATTGCAGGCTTCTATGAGAGCTTTGGCTCGGCCAGAGAACCATTTTATTCCTTTCGATGGAACCGATTAACGGCATTCGAGCGAGTGTTAATCCGCTTAAGTCGTCTGGTCACGTCAAAAAAAGGAAATACAGATGCCTAGTAATATTTCAGTTGCTGTTTCAGGCCACCATTACGTTTCAGGTCCATCACCATCGAGCCAACCCACAAATCAACCTCAACTTTAACCGGAACCTTGTTGGCGTCATCGGACACAAAAATACGGATCGATTCTTCGTCCTTAAATAGTTTGTTCTGAGGGAGAACAGGGTTGAGTTTCAGGACGTTGATTTTGCCGAATTTCGTTTTTATAACATCCTTCCCGCGGTAACGAACCTTCATGTTGTAGACCGTATCGTCGTAGAACGCAGGCAGCTCAATGACCTGCCCATTGTTGATTCGGCTGAAATCAAACGTTCGCAGGAAATAGTAGCCACTAATAAAATCATGGACGTTATCGGGAACCTTAAACACGTCGCGTTCAGTACGTTCTTCCGCTTTTACCGTGTTGGCTTCATGGTTAAAGGTAATGTTTTCCTCTTTGCGATAATTGTTTTCCTGAAGGTTGCTATAGAACTTCTGTGGAAGAATGGCCGAGGTGTCGATGTATGACCGCCAGGTATCACGAATACGCGTTACGAGGTCGAAAGCGCCAACAGTACGCCCGTCCACATTGACGCGATAACAGGGCCGTTCATTAACTTTGTAAACCGTCGGACTAACGTCTACAATAGCTTCGGCCGCGTTCAGAAACCCGTAGTGAACCCGGTATTCAAGATGTTCGCCCGGTCCAAAGCTGGTATTGACCACGCGCCGGTAAGCGTTCAGGGCCGAAAAACCAGTTCCCAAAATGGAGATGATACCAAGGCCAATTAAGTACTTCTTCATAGGAACAACCGCCCACTTCGGGCATCGTTTATAAAGATGGATAAGTTTGTTTAAGAAAAGTCAGATACCGTTTAAAGTCTCCGCCAAATTTATGCTCAAATTCCTGCCTGAAGCGATTTTGTTGCTTTCTATAGGTCAGATAACCAATAAAATACGCATTATTCGGTAGGTTTAGTTTGTCCCAACGTCGTTTTTTTATTGAACGTATCGCATCCTTGCTCCGTTCGTCGGTAATTGTATCCGACGAGACAACAATCTGCCGGATGGTTTGCCACTTCAATGAGTCTTTAACCGATACAACCGTTGTAATGTTAAATGTTCGATAGAGACTATCAAGCATTTGGGTTCCACGCAGTATGTGCTGGTCGTACCGTTCATAAAACGCTTTCGTGGCCAAATAGTCACGGTAGGGCGTTGAATTTATGCCATATCTCTGAGCCAGAAAGCGCAACGTACCGTACTCGCCCACAAAATCAGCCAGATTCTCGTTATATTCTAAACTGTTTTTGACGAACAATGTCCCGTGCGTCAATTCGTGAATAATCAGTTCTGCCAGACTTCCTACCGGTCGGTCGAGAAAACTGGACAGGACCGGATCATTCAAAAATCCTAAAGTCGACCAGGCCGACACTTCACCTATACGCGTATCGAGGCCTTCTCGTTTCAACTCGGCAACTGTTGAATCAGCCCGATCTTTTTCGAAAAAACCTTTATACGAAAACGTGCCAATTATTGGAAAATGCCATTGTCGGGCAACAAGTTGGTAGGGTTCTGCCGCCGTAATAACCCACAGGATTGGCTTTCCATGCTGGTCATAAAAGGATTCATAGCTACCTGACTTGTCTAACCCAAGCGAGTCAATAGCAAAACGTTTAATTTCGCGGATAAGTTCTATTTTTCGTTTTAATGAGTCCGGATAAGTCCTATCGGCCAGAACTTCATCAACGGGCTTTGTATTCCATAAAATGCGTAGCTGACCACGGGCCTGCATCCATCCATAACTGACCAGTTCCCGCTGCCATATAGCTAAGACAACTAAAATTAATAGTACCCCTAAAGCAATCTTTTTCCACATACAAAATCGGAGAATCCGACTACAAACATACAAGATCCAGCCGACAGTAGGCAGTGGGCAGTAACAATGGGCCTGCGCCAACTGAATACTGCCCACTGCCTACTGTCGACTACCTAATGGATTTAGGCCAGCAAACGCCCCTGCAATACAGGCCGGTCGTCTTTTATGGCTGAGTTGAGAATTGCCAGGCTTTTCTTGAATTCGACCTTGACCGTGTCTTTGTCGAAGTTGCAGGTTATGGTCTCGTAGTGGGCTGTTTCAATAAACCGCACAGTCAACACAAAGGTGTTGGGGTCGGTCCAGGTGCCGCTGGAGGCAATTTTGGTCTGAGTTTCTCCCGGAATCAGCGTTGGTGTCAATTTTAGCGGCAGCGCAGACAGGTCGGTTTCTTTCTCGACCCAGCGACCCATGCCGCAGTTGATGCGGTGTTCGCCCTTATCGTCCTGAATTCTGAAAATGCCGCCGTCTTTCCCAAAATTCAGCGAAACCGCTTTGACATGGAGGGCATTTTCGGCGATGTTAAACGTCTTATTGTCGATCTGTGCGATGATTGGCGAAGTCGACTGCACATTTTGTACAGGAAGAGCCAACGACGTTAGTTTCTGTTTCAGGTCAGTCTGTGCTTTCGCATCCGCTGGCAGTGCTTTCTCTTTCACGGCTCCCAGAATGTGGTTCCAGACATTGTCCAGAACGGCCTGCATATCGCTGGTTTCGCTTGTGATCGCAACAACCATATCTACTTTGGGCAGAACGATGCAATACTGACCGTAGGCACCATCGCCCCGATAGGCATCATTCCGACAGCGCCAGAATTGATAGCCGTAACCCTGTAGCCAGTCATTTTCTTCTTTTTTTCGCGATCCGCCTTTCGATTGGATTTCGAATTTGGTAGCATCCTCAATCCAGTTGGCGGGCAATAATTTCTTGCCATTCCAGACGCCTTTTTGCAGATAAAGCTGTCCGAATTTGGCGATGTCTTCGGTTTTGACGCGAAGTCCCCATCCGCCGGTATTAATTCCTTGTGGATTGACTTCCCAGTCAGCTCCTTCGATACCGAGCGGGTCGAAAAGGCGGGGTTTCAGATAAGCCAGCACCGTTTGGCCGGTTAGTTTCTGAACAATGGCCGATAGCATGTAGGTGGCTATGCTGTTATAGAGAAAAAATGTGCCGGGCTGATGCTCAACCGGCTGGGCCAGAAATGCTTTCGCCCAGTTCTTTTCAGCACGAACGGCAGGTTCTTTATCATGACCTGTCGACATGGTGAGCAAATCTTTCACACGCATGGCCGCCAGATTCTCGCTGACTGTAGCCGGAACATCGTCCGGGAAGAACTTGATAACTTTGTCGTCGACCGTCAGGCGTTTTTCGGCAACGGCCATGCCAACGGCTGTTGATGTAAAGCTTTTACTCAGCGAATAAAGCGTGTGTTTGAGATCGGGTGCATAGGGAGCCCACCAGCCTTCGGCTACTACGTTGCCATGACGCAGCACCATCATACTATGCACGTTTAGTTTCTGCGTTTCGACAGCATTGGCAAAATTCAGCAAACCCGCCGATGATATGCCCTGTGCTTCGGGCGTACTGCGGAGAAGCCTGGTAGTGCCTTTGGCCCATACCTCGCCGGGAAGCGATGAGAGGAGGCCAATACCCGCGGCACCAAAACCTAATTGTTTCAGAAAAAGCCTACGATTGAGCTGCATACGTTCTTAGATAAAAGTATGCAGTCAAAAGCCTGGCCTGAACCGATTCTCCTTTTCAGGGCAATAAAAATACGGTTAATGTTTTGGAGCCATGAGCACCAATCACCAGCGACTGTTCAATGTCGGCGGTTTTGGATGGGCCCGCAATGAACGTTCCGAACCCCGTACTGGTGTCGATGAGCCGGTAAGCTTCGTGCATGTTGCCAACGAGATTCTTTTCTGACAAAACGATCGATAGATTGAGCGTAATGAAGGGCATGGCACGAATACCGATAGCTGTTTCATCGAGCCAGATCGCTGCATTTTCGGCAACGCCAACAATACCTTGCAGGACAACAAGATGAAGATCAACTAAAAGGCGGAGATCCTCCTGCGGGGTAAAGTTACTAATTTCAAGGCCCGGAACGCGACTTAGTATCGGTAACGTAAGGTCATACTCTTCGGACAGGAATGCGCTTGCCTCCGCCAGTGAAGTTACCCGTATGGCCTGGCCCCCATTGGTCT
This window harbors:
- a CDS encoding LutC/YkgG family protein, which gives rise to MANPTTRETILAAIGRGKPDLLPLPETIGFPPNISADNLVDSFMKMVQTNGGQAIRVTSLAEASAFLSEEYDLTLPILSRVPGLEISNFTPQEDLRLLVDLHLVVLQGIVGVAENAAIWLDETAIGIRAMPFITLNLSIVLSEKNLVGNMHEAYRLIDTSTGFGTFIAGPSKTADIEQSLVIGAHGSKTLTVFLLP
- a CDS encoding serine hydrolase domain-containing protein, whose protein sequence is MQLNRRLFLKQLGFGAAGIGLLSSLPGEVWAKGTTRLLRSTPEAQGISSAGLLNFANAVETQKLNVHSMMVLRHGNVVAEGWWAPYAPDLKHTLYSLSKSFTSTAVGMAVAEKRLTVDDKVIKFFPDDVPATVSENLAAMRVKDLLTMSTGHDKEPAVRAEKNWAKAFLAQPVEHQPGTFFLYNSIATYMLSAIVQKLTGQTVLAYLKPRLFDPLGIEGADWEVNPQGINTGGWGLRVKTEDIAKFGQLYLQKGVWNGKKLLPANWIEDATKFEIQSKGGSRKKEENDWLQGYGYQFWRCRNDAYRGDGAYGQYCIVLPKVDMVVAITSETSDMQAVLDNVWNHILGAVKEKALPADAKAQTDLKQKLTSLALPVQNVQSTSPIIAQIDNKTFNIAENALHVKAVSLNFGKDGGIFRIQDDKGEHRINCGMGRWVEKETDLSALPLKLTPTLIPGETQTKIASSGTWTDPNTFVLTVRFIETAHYETITCNFDKDTVKVEFKKSLAILNSAIKDDRPVLQGRLLA
- a CDS encoding DUF3108 domain-containing protein, with amino-acid sequence MKKYLIGLGIISILGTGFSALNAYRRVVNTSFGPGEHLEYRVHYGFLNAAEAIVDVSPTVYKVNERPCYRVNVDGRTVGAFDLVTRIRDTWRSYIDTSAILPQKFYSNLQENNYRKEENITFNHEANTVKAEERTERDVFKVPDNVHDFISGYYFLRTFDFSRINNGQVIELPAFYDDTVYNMKVRYRGKDVIKTKFGKINVLKLNPVLPQNKLFKDEESIRIFVSDDANKVPVKVEVDLWVGSMVMDLKRNGGLKQQLKYY
- a CDS encoding aminopeptidase, which produces MWKKIALGVLLILVVLAIWQRELVSYGWMQARGQLRILWNTKPVDEVLADRTYPDSLKRKIELIREIKRFAIDSLGLDKSGSYESFYDQHGKPILWVITAAEPYQLVARQWHFPIIGTFSYKGFFEKDRADSTVAELKREGLDTRIGEVSAWSTLGFLNDPVLSSFLDRPVGSLAELIIHELTHGTLFVKNSLEYNENLADFVGEYGTLRFLAQRYGINSTPYRDYLATKAFYERYDQHILRGTQMLDSLYRTFNITTVVSVKDSLKWQTIRQIVVSSDTITDERSKDAIRSIKKRRWDKLNLPNNAYFIGYLTYRKQQNRFRQEFEHKFGGDFKRYLTFLKQTYPSL